The Halotia branconii CENA392 region TTAGCCCTTGCTCAAAGCTTACCCCAGCAGTAAAGTTAAAAGCTTGTTTAGCCCGTTGAGTATCTAAACATCTACGAGGTTGACCATTTGGCTTGTCAGTTTCCCAAACAATTTCACCATCAAACTCCATCAGCTCACAAATCAAGGTAATTAAATCACGAATAGAAATTTCCTCACCTGTTCCCAAGTTAACTGGTTCAGAGTCATTGTAGGATTGAGTACCCATGACAATCCCCCGCGCTGCATCTTCTGAATATAAAAACTCGCGGGTAGGGCTACCATCACCCCAGACAGGAAGTTGTTTTACTCCCTGAATTTGTGCTTCGTGAACTTTGCGAATTAACGCTGGAATTACGTGAGAACTGCTAGTATCAAAATTATCTTCAGGACCGTATAAATTTACTGGCAACAGATAAATACCATTAAAACCATACTGCTGACGATAAGATTGTAACTGGACTAACAGCGCTTTCTTGGCAATTCCGTAAGGGGCGTTAGTTTCTTCTGGATAACCATTCCAAAGGTCATCTTCTTTGAAGGGTACTGGGGTAAATTTGGGATAAGCGCAGATTGTACCAACACAAACGAATTTTTCTACTCCAGCTTGATGGGCAGCGTGAATTAGCTGGGTTCCCATGATCAAGTTGTCGTAGAATAACTCTGCTGGTTTTTCGCGGTTAAGACCAATACCACCAACATGAGCTGCTAAGTGGATAATGATGTCTTGCTGGTCAACTGCACGCTGGCAATTTTCCCAAACACGGATATCACAATCACGCGATCGCGGTACTGTAATCTTCGCACTGTCAGCCCCAGCTTTACACAGTTGATCTATTACCTGACGACCCAGGAAACCTGCTCCACCAGTGACGAGAATCCGTTTATTTGTTAGTTCTAAGGCGGTCATTTTCTTATCCTCTGTGGTGTAAATCAGAAGTGGAGAGCGCCCAGTTCTTGACGAATAGTAGCAATATCACGAGGCATTGAGGAAGCATTGCCGTTGGGTGAGGTGTGACCTAATGCTTGTAAGTCTGCCTCTACCATCAAGGCTACAAGCTCTTTAAAGGTTACTGAAGGCTTCCAACCCAACTTCTGTTGCGCCTTGGTAGGATCGCCGATTAACAAATCTACTTCAGCTGGACGCAGATAACGATCATCGAACTCTACATGATCTTGCCAATTGAGATTCACATAACCAAACGCCAGTTCTAGAAATTCTCGCACTGAGTGAGTTTCACCAGTAGCAATTACGTAATCGTCTGGCTGGTCTTGCTGCAACATTAGCCACATTGCTTTGACATAATCCTTGGCATAGCCCCAATCACGCTTAGCATCAAGGTTGCCCATAAAAATTGTTTTCTGCTTCCCAGCAACAATTCTGGCAACTGCCCTGGTAATTTTGCGGGTTACAAAGGTTTCACCCCGCCTTGGTGATTCGTGGTTAAAAAG contains the following coding sequences:
- a CDS encoding GDP-L-fucose synthase family protein, whose amino-acid sequence is MTALELTNKRILVTGGAGFLGRQVIDQLCKAGADSAKITVPRSRDCDIRVWENCQRAVDQQDIIIHLAAHVGGIGLNREKPAELFYDNLIMGTQLIHAAHQAGVEKFVCVGTICAYPKFTPVPFKEDDLWNGYPEETNAPYGIAKKALLVQLQSYRQQYGFNGIYLLPVNLYGPEDNFDTSSSHVIPALIRKVHEAQIQGVKQLPVWGDGSPTREFLYSEDAARGIVMGTQSYNDSEPVNLGTGEEISIRDLITLICELMEFDGEIVWETDKPNGQPRRCLDTQRAKQAFNFTAGVSFEQGLKNTIEWWRKNAASV